One window of the Daphnia pulex isolate KAP4 chromosome 8, ASM2113471v1 genome contains the following:
- the LOC124201100 gene encoding protein NATD1-like translates to MLRSIFPRLVASKRVLAMNCSSHREFVMEELEVHHDHENSKFCIKLDDENEAVLVYEKKQGMIDMYHTEVPMGYTGRGIAGLLAKAAFDHAVEKEMKMKLTCTYLHNYLHNSLKDDTKEKYLKFVIQ, encoded by the exons ATGCTGAGATCAATTTTTCCACGGTTGGTTGCGAGCAAACGGGTGCTTGCTATGAATTGTTCATCACATCGAGAATTTGTTATGGAAGAACTTGAGGTGCATCATGACCATGAAAACTCTAAATTCTGCATCAAGCTTGATGACGAAA atGAGGCTGTGTTGGTGTATGAAAAGAAGCAAGGTATGATAGACATGTATCACACTGAAG ttccaATGGGTTACACTGGTAGAGGGATAGCTGGATTGCTAGCcaag GCTGCTTTTGATCATGCAGttgagaaagaaatgaaaatgaagttgaCTTGCACGTATTTGCATAACTATTTGCATAATTCTTTGAAAGacgacacaaaagaaaagtactTGAAATTCGTTATTCAGTAG
- the LOC124201096 gene encoding FAST kinase domain-containing protein 4-like yields MFRTGLLVKFGIVRITGSCSLVQTSVKRCSTSANPSLKQTKAEEQLLNEPAWVKTALDKQISSATDAKSLLLAIKDPTFNGKCAINVMNILSRWVSEGRFTSSDFEKLDDKKKLEDLIVQGNFQVGMFAILQALKSVLVLGFSPSSNTVISLENEILWNLRKRSVSQHFSVLYFYDDIKDTAMHTKVVANIVSNIERRWVEIVEVKDFVSLLKHANHFNTKFIDKMEDVLVELIEGYNQEDQTKILTVLGATQRRSTPLLRALSYHLNKSSDKFSIHLSSDILFALHRLSFHDQVLIERICDDVVTQLNSEVKSSLVGSLLTSLGQLKYRHEGCLDAICDWINHNWTNVRYQDILSLTLCLAALDFLPSNWEPLWEKMSSLLKDKKAFSGLNKSVQLDLVWSLAILNHLDSELCQSVLNDVFIHEIFVSASSNNKGIQMKINQIWAMAILKKWKLSGLTTSLPFRFPVVPLNSPKSTLNQKILNTLSNFIPAEKHFRTGQTDLGIEVDAEFIMNDKGIPLPLADYIGKALPDNSKRVAVIVLNYNHLCKGKSFSTGPQGLRERLLTQSGYRVVTVKHTEFDPKADLVKNVKYLQNLINNAMAAARN; encoded by the exons atgtttcgcACTGGATTACTTGTGAAGTTCGGTATTGTTCGTATAACTGGTTCCTGCTCATTGGTTCAAACTTCCGTAAAACGGTGTTCTACCTCAGCAAATCCGTCTTTAAAGCAGACCAAAGCTGAAGAGCAGTTATTAAACGAACCGGCTTGGGTCAAAACTGCTCTTGATAAACAAATTTCGTCGGCAACTGATGCCAAATCATTGTTGTTGGCTATTAAAGACCCAACTTTTAATGGGAAATGTGCCATCAATGTGATGAATATCCTCAGTCGATGGGTGTCAGAAGGCAGGTTCACTTCGTCAGATTTTGAGAAATTGgatgataaaaagaaattagaagaTCTTATTGTCCAAGGTAACTTTCAAGTAGGGATGTTTGCCATTCTGCAG GCTCTAAAAAGTGTGTTGGTGCTAGGGTTCAGCCCTAGTTCAAATACTGTTATATctcttgaaaatgaaattctctGGAATTTGAGAAAGCGAAGTGTGTCTCAACACTTTTCAGTTCTCTATTTCTATGATGACATTAAAGACACAGCTATGCATACAAAAGTTGTGGCAAACATAGTATCCAATATTGAAAGACGGTGGGTTGAAATTGTTGAAGTCaaagattttgtttccttGTTGAAACATGCCAACCATTTCAATACAAAATTCATTGACAAAATGGAAGATGTCCTGGTTGAGTTGATAGAAGGCTACAACCAAGAAGATCAAACAAAG ATCCTGACCGTACTGGGTGCTACTCAGAGGAGATCGACTCCATTGTTACGTGCTCTTTCTTATCACCTTAACAAGAGTTCCGATAAATTTTCTATTCACCTCTCCTCCGATATCCTTTTTGCCCTACACCGCCTTTCTTTTCACGATCAGGTGTTGATTGAGCGTATATGCGATGATGTTGTAACCCAGCTTAATTCTGAAGTGAAGTCATCTTTGGTAGGATCTCTACTCACTAGCCTTGGTCAACTCAAATATCGACATGaag gtTGTTTGGACGCTATCTGTGATTGGATTAATCATAATTGGACCAATGTTCGTTATCAGGACATCCTCTCGCTGACTTTGTGTCTCGCAGCTTTAGATTTCCTACCATCAAACTGGGAACCACTTTGGGAGAAAATGTCAAGTCTactaaaagataaaaaggcaTTTTCTGGTTTGAATAAATCTGTTCAATTGGATTTGGTGTGGTCCTTGGCCATACTTAATCATTTAGATTCCGAATTGTGTCAATCAGTGTTGAATGACGTATTTATTCACGAAATATTTG TGTCTGCTTCATCGAACAacaaaggaattcaaatgaaaatcaacCAGATCTGGGCAATGGCCATCTTGAAGAAATGGAAACTGAGTG GTTTAACAACGAGCTTGCCTTTCAGATTTCCCGTGGTTCCGCTAAACAGTCCCAAATCTActttgaatcaaaaaattctcaaTACGCTGTCGAATTTCATTCCAGCCGAGAAACACTTTCGCACAGGCCAAACTGATCTAGGTATCGAAGTGGATGCCGAGTTCATTATGAACGACAAGGGAATTCCGTTACCTTTGGCTGACTATATTGGGAAGGCATTACCGGACAATAGCAAAAG GGTTGCGGTAATAGTGCTTAACTACAATCATTTGTGCAAAGGAAAGTCTTTCAGTACAGGACCTCAAGGATTGCGTGAGAGACTTCTTACCCAGTCAGGCTATCGAGTGGTCACAGTCAAACACACAGAGTTCGACCCTAAAGCTGATCTagttaaaaatgtcaaataccTACAGA